The following proteins are co-located in the Bathymodiolus thermophilus thioautotrophic gill symbiont genome:
- a CDS encoding regulatory protein RecX — protein sequence MNKSAYNSALEMLAKREHSCLELTRKLAQHYAEDIIAQVLETLKNQNHQSDERFTNEFIQMRFNQGKGSIKIAIDLKQRGIEDFDLSAYDFFALAKEVRVSKYGEAAPSNYKEKAKQQRFLQSRGFDFDEINLSFEP from the coding sequence CTGAATAAGTCAGCTTACAACAGCGCATTAGAAATGCTCGCTAAACGCGAGCATTCTTGTCTTGAGCTCACGAGAAAACTCGCACAACATTATGCAGAAGACATAATAGCGCAAGTCTTAGAAACACTTAAAAATCAAAATCATCAATCCGACGAACGCTTTACCAATGAATTCATCCAAATGCGCTTTAACCAAGGCAAAGGCTCCATCAAAATAGCCATTGACTTAAAGCAACGAGGCATTGAAGATTTTGATTTATCCGCATACGACTTTTTTGCCCTAGCAAAAGAAGTTAGAGTATCAAAATACGGCGAAGCAGCCCCAAGTAATTACAAAGAAAAAGCCAAGCAACAACGCTTTTTACAATCTCGTGGATTTGACTTTGATGAAATTAATCTTTCTTTTGAACCATGA
- a CDS encoding class I SAM-dependent methyltransferase, with protein MKHEDNPKSIKYYMKQFFLREKLRFKGKRILDFPAGSGVTSNILKSIGAIPLPYDLFPEFFKVKNLTCLKADINKGIPLENQSVDAIVSQEGIEHFENQLKALHEFNRVLKVGGSLIITTPNYSNMVGRLSYFLSENELFNKQMPQNELNDIWVTKQETSTDIYYGHLFLIGINKLRLLAKISGFRIKNIENTRVKTSAVILLVLFYPFILLSNWRSYKRCLRRNKKVSMKIKKEVYGEIFKLATTPRLLVNSHIFVEFEKEFSTEDAKCNLTGSQQELNAT; from the coding sequence ATGAAACACGAAGACAACCCAAAAAGTATTAAATATTATATGAAACAGTTTTTTTTACGAGAAAAACTACGCTTTAAAGGAAAGAGAATATTAGATTTCCCTGCAGGAAGTGGTGTTACATCAAATATACTCAAATCTATAGGAGCAATACCTTTGCCATATGATTTGTTTCCTGAATTTTTCAAAGTTAAAAATTTAACATGTTTAAAAGCTGATATAAATAAAGGTATTCCACTTGAAAATCAAAGTGTAGATGCTATTGTTTCTCAAGAAGGAATTGAACACTTTGAAAATCAACTAAAAGCTTTACATGAATTTAATCGAGTTCTAAAAGTAGGCGGAAGCTTAATTATTACTACTCCAAATTATTCAAACATGGTGGGAAGGTTGAGCTATTTTTTGTCTGAAAATGAACTGTTTAATAAACAAATGCCTCAAAATGAGTTAAATGATATTTGGGTCACTAAACAAGAAACATCGACAGATATTTACTATGGACACTTGTTTTTAATTGGAATTAATAAATTAAGGTTATTGGCTAAAATTTCTGGGTTCAGAATTAAAAATATTGAAAATACGCGGGTTAAAACATCGGCAGTTATATTGCTTGTATTGTTTTATCCTTTTATCCTTTTATCAAACTGGAGAAGTTATAAACGGTGCTTAAGAAGAAACAAGAAAGTGTCTATGAAAATAAAAAAGGAAGTATATGGGGAAATTTTTAAATTGGCGACCACTCCAAGGCTACTAGTTAATAGCCATATATTTGTTGAATTTGAAAAAGAATTTAGCACTGAAGATGCTAAATGCAATTTAACGGGTTCACAACAAGAATTAAACGCAACATAA
- a CDS encoding AIPR family protein, whose amino-acid sequence MNQKLFIDGYLERIEKKFSLSDGFAFEILAITALLDQSFDEVYQNISTIVNGNGEHDGGMDGIFIDENDNECTMHVFQMKNGKGLGDNILSKFINDYRNIFVYGNSTSIPLNSKVSSFLQRYTDIVSSGKIVDVKLYFVFSGEKEKNDQSIIERHQRENSELTIYDINDLYDRIDNLVSESKKRENIDFSFMAAKSNISLRRDPQALISFQIQNIKAINFRLKALDLCKLLDQEIAVNQRIDTVFSDNIRGFLKYNKANKNIKETLESDYSEYFPFLNNGITIISEKVKIPNDMQAGYYPIETKNPIIVNGLQTTNVIYDIYKEDSTKLDGVYVLIRLYETSDPDIVDKITDATNTQSPIGYRDKMSNKNFIRYTKVIFESNEIGFLAKRGDTFENSLSKQLKESIQSDTVFKFWYATFQELPEFSKNSKSKLLEEIFEASNDDTHRLHSLFNGSKDSAIYDQLLKSYKIYKFIVQKRNENIKDDFINYTDELISYGMYKLGGTFEDSYEKICSSISSIVDNEKKFLEEKNLTYSHNGYFKSAKSRYDLNKKMSFVEKNETI is encoded by the coding sequence ATGAACCAAAAATTATTTATAGATGGTTATCTTGAGCGAATAGAAAAAAAATTTTCACTTAGCGACGGTTTTGCATTTGAAATTTTAGCTATTACCGCTCTATTAGACCAAAGTTTTGATGAAGTTTATCAAAATATTAGCACCATTGTTAATGGTAATGGCGAGCATGATGGAGGTATGGATGGAATATTTATTGACGAAAATGACAATGAATGCACTATGCATGTTTTTCAAATGAAAAATGGAAAAGGCTTGGGGGACAATATCCTTTCAAAGTTTATCAATGATTATAGAAATATTTTTGTGTATGGAAATAGTACGAGCATCCCATTAAATTCAAAAGTAAGTTCGTTTCTTCAGAGATACACCGATATTGTCTCTTCAGGAAAAATTGTAGATGTTAAATTATATTTTGTATTCTCTGGAGAAAAAGAGAAGAACGATCAATCTATAATAGAAAGACATCAAAGAGAAAATAGCGAACTTACGATATATGACATAAACGATTTATACGATAGAATAGATAATCTAGTTTCCGAAAGCAAGAAACGAGAAAATATTGATTTTAGTTTTATGGCAGCAAAATCTAACATATCTTTAAGAAGAGACCCCCAAGCATTAATATCATTTCAAATACAAAATATCAAAGCAATAAATTTTAGGTTGAAAGCACTTGATTTATGTAAATTATTAGATCAAGAAATAGCAGTTAATCAAAGAATAGATACAGTATTTAGTGATAATATAAGAGGATTTTTAAAATATAATAAAGCTAATAAAAACATTAAAGAAACGCTTGAAAGTGACTATTCGGAATATTTTCCATTTCTTAACAATGGAATAACCATCATATCTGAAAAAGTAAAAATACCAAATGATATGCAAGCTGGATATTATCCAATTGAAACAAAAAATCCAATTATTGTGAATGGACTACAAACAACAAATGTAATTTATGATATTTATAAAGAAGATTCTACAAAATTAGATGGAGTATATGTTTTAATAAGGTTATATGAGACTAGCGATCCTGATATTGTAGATAAAATTACAGATGCTACAAATACACAATCCCCTATAGGTTATAGGGATAAAATGAGCAATAAGAATTTCATTAGATATACAAAAGTTATATTTGAATCAAATGAAATAGGCTTTCTTGCTAAACGAGGAGATACTTTTGAAAATAGTTTAAGTAAGCAATTGAAAGAATCTATACAAAGCGATACAGTTTTTAAATTTTGGTATGCGACATTCCAAGAATTGCCAGAGTTTTCTAAAAATTCAAAGTCAAAACTTTTAGAAGAGATTTTTGAAGCAAGTAATGACGATACCCATAGGTTACATAGCCTATTTAACGGTTCAAAAGATTCCGCTATATATGATCAACTCCTTAAATCGTATAAAATATATAAATTTATTGTACAAAAACGCAATGAAAATATTAAAGATGATTTTATCAACTATACTGATGAACTTATATCATATGGGATGTACAAATTAGGAGGAACATTTGAAGATTCATATGAAAAAATTTGCTCCTCAATAAGCAGTATAGTTGATAACGAAAAAAAATTCTTAGAAGAGAAAAACTTAACATATTCACACAATGGATATTTTAAATCTGCCAAATCAAGATATGACCTTAACAAAAAAATGAGTTTCGTTGAAAAAAATGAAACCATATAG